The nucleotide sequence ATCTGTACGAACCTGTTCGCAACCATCGTAAATATAGGTGACAGCCGTTGTTACTTATTAAACGAAACGGGATTTAAACAGTTGACGGAGGATCACTCTCTTGTTAACGAACTCGTTCGTTCTGGGCAAATTTCCAAGGAAGATGCAGAGCATCACCCACGGAAAAATGTCCTGTTAAGGGCTCTTGGAACTGAAGAGTCGGTTGAAATGGATGTTAAAACAATCATCTTTGAAGAGGAAGATATATTGTTGCTTTGTTCAGATGGACTTTCCAATAAAGTAAGCCAGGAAGAAATGGAAAGCATTATTAATAACAAAGAAATGTCCCATGAAGATAAGGCGGCAGAATTTATCAAAAGGGCAAACGAATACGGCGGCGAAGATAATATAACTCTTGCTATCGTCGAATACCAGGAATTCAACGAGGGCAGGTGAAGAATATGATTATCGGAAAAAGAATCAGCGGGCGTTATAAAATCAAGGACATGATCGGCGGGGGAGGCATGGCAAATGTCTATCTGGCTCGAGACATGATCCTCGACAGGGATGTCGCGGTCAAGATGCTTCGTCTTGATTTTGCCAATGATGATGAATTTATCCGCAGGTTCCACAGGGAGGCGCAATCTGCAACTAGCCTTGCCCATCCGAATATCGTCAGTATATATGATGTCGGTGAAGAGGATGGACTATACTATATTGTGATGGAATACGTTGATGGCCAGACGTTAAAGCAATACATACAGCAGCATGCCCCAGTCCCGGTTGAAGAAGCCTTGGACATCATGAAACAGCTGACATCTGCTATCTCGCATGCCCATCATAACCATATTGTACATCGCGATATCAAGCCGCATAATATCCTGGTTGATAGCAATGGAACCGTAAAAATTACCGACTTTGGCATTGCAATGGCCCTGAGTGCGACAAGTATCACTCAAACGAATTCAGTGCTGGGCTCTGTTCATTATCTTTCTCCTGAACAGGCAAGAGGAGGCATGGCGAACAAAAAATCGGATATTTATTCGATTGGGATTGTCATGTTCGAATTGCTTACAGGCAGGCTTCCTTTTTCAGGTGAATCCGCCGTTTCCATCGCGCTTAAGCATTTACAATCAGAGACTCCTTCATTAAAAAGATGGAATCCGCACATTCCCCAGAGCGTGGAAAATATTGTGCTCAAGGCAACTGCGAAGGATCCTTTCCATCGCTATGACAATGTCGATGAAATGGAAGAAGACCTGCGTACGGCGCTTGAGACTAAGCGTTTGAATGAAGGCAAATTTGTCATACCAGAAGACGATGAAGCAACAAAAGCGATACCAATTATAACCAATGACCGGCCTTATCATAATCTTGACGAAACAATCGTACGGAAAGACGCTCCTGGTTCACACGAACAAACTCCAAAGGCAAAGCCTGAGAAGAAGAAGAAAAAGAAATGGCCAGTCATTTTGACAATTTTGTTTTTGTTGATCCTGACTGCGGGAATAGTAATGGTGACAATGGGACCTGACTTATTCGGCCCGAAGGAAAAGGAAGTGCCTGATGTAAGCGGCATGGAAGTAGAAGAAGCAGTCGCACAACTCATGTCTGCTGGCTTCATCACTGGAGACATAAAAGAAATCAGTGATGAAGAAGTCGAAGAAGGAAATGTCATCCGTACCAATCCGACGGCCGGAAAGATGATCAAAGAAGGCAATGAAATCGACTTGTATATCAGTGCCGGTAAAGAAAAAGTGGAATTATCGGATTATACCGACAGGATGTACGATGATGTCGTCAGGCTGCTAGAAGGAAAGGGTTTCAAGGATTTCAAAAAAATCGAAGAGCACGATGATAGTGAGGCGGGTACGATCCTTGAACAAGATCCACCTGGAGGAGAATCCGTCATTCCAGGGGATACAACTTTGGAATTTAAGGTTAGCAAAGGGCCTGAATTAGTAACTCTGGGTGATTTAACCGAATACAACCAGAGAAACCTTGATCTTTATGCTGACACCACTGGGCTTGTAATTGAAAGTACTGAGGAGTTTCATGATACAATCCCCGCAGGATTGGTTATCTCCCAAAAACCTGAAGCAGGAACTGAACTGAAAAAGGGCAGTAAAGTAAATGTTGTCCTTTCAAAAGGAAAAGAACCAGTCCCGAAAGAAGTATCACGTGAAATTACCGTAACATATCAGCCTAAAGAAGAAGGAGTACCGCAGGAAATCAAGATCTACATGAGTGACCTAAATCACAATGGGGAAACTCCTGTAGACACAATTGAAATCACAGAGGACGAACTAATAATTCTTGATTTTCTAATTGCGCCTGGTAAACAGGCTGAATATAGAATTATGCGGGATGGAGAAATCTTTGATAGTGGCAGTGTCGATTATCCAGAAGACTAACAGACAGGGAGTGTTGCTATGCCTGAGGGCAAAATTATCAAGGCGCTGAGCGGTTTTTATTATGTTGCGAATGACGATGGGGTTGTTCAATGCCGCGGCCGAGGTGTTTTCCGCAAAAACAAGGTAACACCGCTTGTAGGTGATGAGGTCGTTTTTCAGGCTGAAAATGATACGGAAGGCTATATCATGGAAGTCAAACGCCGGAAGAATGAGTTAGTTCGACCTCCAATCGCGAATGTAGACCAGGCAATCCTTGTTTTTTCAGCTGTAGAACCCGACTTCAGCTCAGCCCTGCTCGACCGGTTCCTGGTCCTTGTTGAATATAATCATATCGAGCCACTCATCTGCATTACGAAAATGGATTTAACAAATGAAGAGCAAAAGTCCCGACTTGAAGAATATGCAGAGGATTATCGGAAAGCAGGCTATGAGGTTATTTTTACTTCATCTGAAACTTCAGAGGGTCTTGAAAAATTAAGACCCCATATTGAGGGGAAGATCTCTGTGTTTGCTGGACAATCTGGAGTCGGGAAGTCATCATTGCTCAATGCGATCCGTCCAGATCTAGAATTGAAAACCGATGATATTTCCTCGCATCTTGGCAGGGGCAAGCATACAACAAGACATGTCGAGCTGATTACAATTAATAATGGACTTGTTGCCGACACGCCTGGTTTCAGTTCCCTGGAATTTACCGAAATCGAAGCGGAAGAGCTGAACTCCTGCTTCCCGGATATTGCTGAAATCAGTGAGGATTGCAAGTTCCGCGGATGTCTCCACATGGCTGAGCCTAAATGTGCGGTCAAGGCAGCAGTCGAATCAGATTCTTTGCCTGAGTACAGGTATAAGCATTACAAAGACTTTTTGTTAGAAATCAAAGATAGAAAGCCGAGGTACTGATATATGGTAAAGATAGCACCTTCAATCTTATCAGCCGACTTTGCCCGCCTGGGGGAAGAAATCAAAGATGTCGAGCGAGGTGGGGCTGATTATATTCACGTGGATGTAATGGATGGGCATTTCGTGCCGAATATTACGATTGGCCCATTGATTGTCGAGGCAATCAGGCCAGTAACGAAGCTTCCGCTTGATGTTCACCTGATGATCGAGAACCCGGACCAATATATTGAAGCTTTCGCAAATGCAGGTGCTGATTACATCACGGTCCACGTGGAAGCAAGCAGGCACCTGCACAGGACAATCCAGCTAATTAAGTCTACTGGTGTAAAGGCTGGAGTTGTCCTGAATCCTGCAACTCCTGTGGACAGCCTGAAGCATATCATCGAGGATGTGGATATGGTGCTGCTTATGTCTGTCAATCCGGGCTTTGGCGGCCAAAAATTCATTTCCTCGGTACTTCCGAAAATCAGGCAGGTAAAAGAGCTGGCAGATTCACTGAATCCAGGACTTGAAATCGAGATTGATGGCGGAGTGAACGAAGAGACTGCCAAGCTTTGTGTTGAAGCAGGGGCGACTGTACTCGTTGCGGGTTCAGCTGTTTTCAATAAGGAAGACAGAGGAGCTGCTATCGCAAGCTTAAGACAATAAAAGAAATGCACAAGCGCCTTGGTCAGCACCTGCAAGCGCTGAAGCGGGACAATTCTCGAAGTGAATTTAAACATTCTTATCCTCAAATAAAGCCAGCCGTAACAGCGGCTGGCTTTATTTAGCTTTTAACAAAATCTAATTCGCTGAATTTTGAAAAGGAGATCGTCTTCATGAAAATACATTTAGTAGCAGGAGGACCGTCAAACCTGATACCTGATTTTCATTTGTATGATGGAAGCAATATAATCTGGATTGGGATAGATAGAGGTGTATTCTATTTACTGAAAGCAGGAGTCAAGCCAGCAGCAGCTTTCGGAGACTTTGATTCCGTTTCAGAAGCAGAGATGGCAGAAATTGAAGAGGTCGTTACAGACCTTAAAAAATTCAAGCCGGAAAAAGATGAAACAGATATGGAACTAGCTTTAAACTGGGCTCTCGAACAGGAAGCAGAGTCAATCACCATTTTTGGTGCTACCGGTGGA is from Mesobacillus boroniphilus and encodes:
- a CDS encoding Stp1/IreP family PP2C-type Ser/Thr phosphatase encodes the protein MKAVFMTDRGKVRLHNEDNGGIFVNPHGQRLAIVADGMGGHRAGDVASEMTIKHLKDLWGNSTQIHTAEEAEKWMEEAVLQVNKEIFDHSLKNTECEGMGTTIVAAICTNLFATIVNIGDSRCYLLNETGFKQLTEDHSLVNELVRSGQISKEDAEHHPRKNVLLRALGTEESVEMDVKTIIFEEEDILLLCSDGLSNKVSQEEMESIINNKEMSHEDKAAEFIKRANEYGGEDNITLAIVEYQEFNEGR
- the pknB gene encoding Stk1 family PASTA domain-containing Ser/Thr kinase encodes the protein MIIGKRISGRYKIKDMIGGGGMANVYLARDMILDRDVAVKMLRLDFANDDEFIRRFHREAQSATSLAHPNIVSIYDVGEEDGLYYIVMEYVDGQTLKQYIQQHAPVPVEEALDIMKQLTSAISHAHHNHIVHRDIKPHNILVDSNGTVKITDFGIAMALSATSITQTNSVLGSVHYLSPEQARGGMANKKSDIYSIGIVMFELLTGRLPFSGESAVSIALKHLQSETPSLKRWNPHIPQSVENIVLKATAKDPFHRYDNVDEMEEDLRTALETKRLNEGKFVIPEDDEATKAIPIITNDRPYHNLDETIVRKDAPGSHEQTPKAKPEKKKKKKWPVILTILFLLILTAGIVMVTMGPDLFGPKEKEVPDVSGMEVEEAVAQLMSAGFITGDIKEISDEEVEEGNVIRTNPTAGKMIKEGNEIDLYISAGKEKVELSDYTDRMYDDVVRLLEGKGFKDFKKIEEHDDSEAGTILEQDPPGGESVIPGDTTLEFKVSKGPELVTLGDLTEYNQRNLDLYADTTGLVIESTEEFHDTIPAGLVISQKPEAGTELKKGSKVNVVLSKGKEPVPKEVSREITVTYQPKEEGVPQEIKIYMSDLNHNGETPVDTIEITEDELIILDFLIAPGKQAEYRIMRDGEIFDSGSVDYPED
- the rsgA gene encoding ribosome small subunit-dependent GTPase A is translated as MPEGKIIKALSGFYYVANDDGVVQCRGRGVFRKNKVTPLVGDEVVFQAENDTEGYIMEVKRRKNELVRPPIANVDQAILVFSAVEPDFSSALLDRFLVLVEYNHIEPLICITKMDLTNEEQKSRLEEYAEDYRKAGYEVIFTSSETSEGLEKLRPHIEGKISVFAGQSGVGKSSLLNAIRPDLELKTDDISSHLGRGKHTTRHVELITINNGLVADTPGFSSLEFTEIEAEELNSCFPDIAEISEDCKFRGCLHMAEPKCAVKAAVESDSLPEYRYKHYKDFLLEIKDRKPRY
- the rpe gene encoding ribulose-phosphate 3-epimerase, with amino-acid sequence MVKIAPSILSADFARLGEEIKDVERGGADYIHVDVMDGHFVPNITIGPLIVEAIRPVTKLPLDVHLMIENPDQYIEAFANAGADYITVHVEASRHLHRTIQLIKSTGVKAGVVLNPATPVDSLKHIIEDVDMVLLMSVNPGFGGQKFISSVLPKIRQVKELADSLNPGLEIEIDGGVNEETAKLCVEAGATVLVAGSAVFNKEDRGAAIASLRQ